GTAACGAAGTATGTGCGAAGTATATGTACTTAGTTACATTACAGCACTAGTTTACATTGCGACTTTCACCGACTAACATGACAGAAAGGATGCTGTTTAAATCAGCctgattaataaaatgtttatatgatttaatttaatcatataaatacattgtgtgtttttgctgtctAGCTGATGCTAAAGTAAGTGggcattgtttattttaatatagcACATACCATAGATAGAAATGTAGGTATGATGCTAATTCAGCTAAATCAGGCATTTAAGGTGTTCCTCTGCTGGACAGACCTGCTTTATTTGAGTGGATTATTAACCCGTCCTCTCCTCAGGTCCAGGAGCTGGTCCTGGACAACTGTCGCTCCAGTGAAGGAAAGATTGAGGGCATCACAGAGGAGTTCTCTAACCTAGAGCTGCTGAGTCTCATCAACGTTGGCCTGACCAGCGCTGCAGACCTGCCCAAACTGGACAAACTGAAAAAGGTGAGCTCACAAAGGCGTACGTATGTCGCGCAGGTGACTTCAGTTGAGGggttgggtgtttttttttgtgtttttttttttttgcatgctgATAAACGGAACATGTCTTCTGTTGTGGTCTGTCTGCAGTTGGAGCTCAGCGACAACAGGATATCGGGAGGTCTGGAGGTTCTGGCAGAGCGGCTCGTGAACCTGACGCATCTCAACCTCAGCGGGAACAAGTTCAAAGACATCAGCACCCTGGAGCCCCTGGTGGGTGGAGCAAACCTtttatatcaataataataataataataacatgaacGTCACGTAAAATATtgagctgggttttttttgtggttcaCACATGAAGAATGCAGCAGGAGAATGTCGGAATCATCCAGAATATGTAAGAGCAGGTGAATGAATCCAGTCTGTTTCCTTCATATGTGAATTACAAACTCCAGGAAATGTCTGGACCCAgttttctggacattttctgctgctctgAATTCTGAACACTCTCCTCCAGTGTCGAGCTGCCTCCTCCAGCTCGACACTTCCTGCTGCGTTCTTCAGACGTTGGACAGAAAACGCCCCCAATCTTCTTGAGTTTGTCTCCGTTTAACGCCGAGCGTGTGTGTCATCTACAGAAAAAGTTGCCGCAGCTGAAAAGTCTCGACCTGTTCAACTGCGAAGTGACCAACTTGACCGACTACAGGGAGTCCATCTTTAAGCTCCTCCCCCAGCTCACCTACCTGGACGGCTACGACATCGATGACTGCGAGGCGTCCGACTCGGACGGAGAGGTAGATGGTGTGGAGGATGAGGACGAAGAAGGTGAGCACCACTTTTTAACATCACCTACTTTTAGTAAATGCTTTGTGTTTTGTGGCCTGTCTTTGGTGCCACCCAGTGGACACGGTAGAATAACGGCTACTTTCAAGTGATGTCCAGAACCTTCAAACCCCGACCACTGGATGTCATATGTGAAATTTCAGGCCACTAAACGTACTCATATATGGCGTGTGATTGGCTCCCCCCAGTGGGCACAGGAAGCAACCGCAGCTTCCTTGAGCAATGTTGAGAAGTCCTGAACATTTGGAGCTGTGTTCTCGGGTGTACGGTGGCCTGTATGGTTCTTTTCACAGTCCTGGTCGTTTTTTAATTGTAATTATcgtgactgaaaaaaacaataacatttgtgaTGCGTTGCATTTAAAAACTGCTGTTTCCTGTTGaacgtaaacaaacaaacacgtgtttgtgtatttatcttCCTGTTTTCCAGAGGGCGAATCAGAGGAtattgaggaggaggaagatgaagacgaGGAGGACGTTGTGgcagaagaggatgatgaggatgatgacagTGCCGATGACGAAGTGAGTCTTTGTTTTTTCACCTGTAGTCGCTCCTCCGGTTCCGTCTGTCTCGTAGATGGTTTTGACGTGAACTTGTCTCCATAGGACGGCGAGGTGAACGGAGACGTGGACAGTGAGGAAGAtgaggacgacgaggaggaagacgaggatgaTGATGGTCAGTAGCGACGCGTCATGTTTTAATTTGTCTAATGCATAAGAGCTACACGTTAGTGGGTGTCTTCAGATCCTTAGTGGACTTTGTAATGAAGATCGGATTTATCGATTATGACATAACGTAGtcgtttttattatttctatataatatatttctAATTTTATCAATGTATGCCTGTTTGTAAATAGTCTTTAATCTTAAATTTGATCAAATTGACGTCCGATCTTTTCCTCAACAGACGAAGACTCGTCTCCGGCcaaaggagagaagaggaagagggatcCCGAGGACGaagacgacgatgacgacgagTGACCCACGGCGCTCCCTGTAAACCCCTCCCGCCCCGATGACCCACCtgcttccttccctcctccacTCGGCCGACTCCCACGCTACGTCTCATTCTGGCTCCTCCCACTGCACTTTTGTCCCAAATCGTCGCGGCCTCCGTTAACTGGAAAACTGCGCGAAATAGAACGCGACTCTATTTGCCCCGTAAATCTGAAAATAATCTCTGATTAACTCGAGCCACAAGACCCTTGAATTTGAAGGTATTTACATTGTTGattaatctgctgattattCAACCTGATTATTGGTTCATTGATTGttgcaaacagcagcagactgGTAAATTTATCGGGTTCTCGATTCGGAATCCGTGACACAAACATgcgacattttttaaaaatcatcaaGCTGCAGTCATTTATTACGTCGAGCTTCCGAAGACGTGGCATCGCGGGGAAGTGGAGTCTGCGAACGCCAGAGAAATGCATGATGGGAATTTGAATTTCAGCTCCGTGTGCTGTTGACAAGTTTCTCACAAGTTTTACTTTTGTCATCAAATTTACAGCCTTtcgacatttttgtttgttttgtttacgaTTTCGGAAAGTCGACCCTCGCGTAATTacgcaaaaaaataataatcccacaatagattaaaaaaaaataggtttggGTCGTTTCTGTGCAAACTCTGCCCCCcatgtgatgtcatcac
This Solea solea chromosome 3, fSolSol10.1, whole genome shotgun sequence DNA region includes the following protein-coding sequences:
- the LOC131455849 gene encoding acidic leucine-rich nuclear phosphoprotein 32 family member B-like, which translates into the protein MDMKKRVSLELRHRSPAEVQELVLDNCRSSEGKIEGITEEFSNLELLSLINVGLTSAADLPKLDKLKKLELSDNRISGGLEVLAERLVNLTHLNLSGNKFKDISTLEPLKKLPQLKSLDLFNCEVTNLTDYRESIFKLLPQLTYLDGYDIDDCEASDSDGEVDGVEDEDEEEGESEDIEEEEDEDEEDVVAEEDDEDDDSADDEDGEVNGDVDSEEDEDDEEEDEDDDDEDSSPAKGEKRKRDPEDEDDDDDE